A DNA window from Flavisolibacter ginsenosidimutans contains the following coding sequences:
- a CDS encoding glycoside hydrolase family 43 protein, producing the protein MMKKYCGFVLLLISPCLFAQQSNSVYLFCYFKGNGDGLHYAYSDDGYKWKALFNDSIVLKPAVSKDKLFRDPCITKDADGKYRMVWTVSWADRGIGYASSTDLIHWSEQQFIPVMTHEDSARNAWAPEINYNPKNKEYIVYWATTIAGRFPQKDTSAEGQKNNHRIYYTTTKDFKTWSKTKTLYEPGFSVIDATIVPNGNEYVMFLKNETRSPVEKNIRVAYAKNIEGPYSQAGLPITGNYWAEGPTALKINGQWMIYFDKYRDHKYGAVTSTDLAHWTDVSDKVEFPKGIRHGTAFKVSKKEFEKMIRK; encoded by the coding sequence ATGATGAAAAAATATTGCGGCTTTGTTTTATTGCTCATCAGCCCTTGCTTGTTTGCACAGCAAAGCAACAGCGTGTACCTGTTCTGTTATTTCAAAGGCAATGGCGACGGTTTGCATTACGCTTACAGCGATGATGGCTACAAGTGGAAAGCACTCTTTAACGACAGCATAGTCTTAAAGCCGGCGGTTAGCAAGGACAAGCTTTTTCGCGACCCCTGCATCACCAAAGACGCTGATGGAAAATACCGCATGGTGTGGACGGTGAGCTGGGCCGACAGGGGTATTGGTTATGCTTCGTCAACCGATTTAATTCACTGGAGCGAACAGCAATTCATTCCGGTGATGACGCACGAGGATTCGGCACGCAATGCCTGGGCGCCGGAGATTAATTACAATCCAAAGAATAAAGAATATATCGTTTATTGGGCCACAACAATCGCGGGCCGTTTTCCGCAAAAGGACACGTCGGCGGAAGGACAGAAGAACAATCACCGCATTTACTACACAACCACAAAAGATTTTAAAACCTGGAGCAAAACAAAGACTTTGTACGAGCCGGGGTTCAGCGTGATTGATGCGACGATTGTTCCGAATGGAAATGAATACGTGATGTTTTTGAAAAATGAGACGCGGTCGCCGGTGGAAAAAAACATTCGCGTGGCGTATGCAAAAAACATCGAAGGGCCATACTCGCAAGCCGGGCTGCCCATTACCGGGAACTACTGGGCTGAAGGGCCAACAGCGTTAAAGATTAACGGCCAATGGATGATTTATTTTGACAAGTACCGCGATCACAAATACGGCGCGGTTACGTCAACGGATTTAGCGCATTGGACGGATGTTTCCGACAAAGTGGAATTTCCGAAAGGCATCCGGCACGGAACGGCGTTCAAAGTTTCGAAGAAAGAGTTTGAGAAAATGATTAGAAAGTGA
- the yiaK gene encoding 3-dehydro-L-gulonate 2-dehydrogenase, whose protein sequence is MTETILVPAGEMKQIFLSILLSEGFTNERAEALAEVFTTNSVDGVYTHGVNRFPVFMQYVKEGFVKKEAKLDLQSAFNGMEQWNGNLGAGPLNAIAATERAMQLAQQFGIGCVALAHTNHWMRAGYYGWQAARKGFALIAWTNTTALMPAWGAVDAKLGNNPLMMALPYENEAIVLDTAMSQYSFGAMEQAKAKGEKLQVVSGYDKEGNLTDDPSAILESRRPLPIGYWKGAGLSLLLDILAAVFSGGLSVNEITKQEKEHGLSQVFICIDLGKIGNASMIAQTLSSIINDFHQSKTKGKKIHYPGERLVQTRKENLQNGVPVLKTAWQAVLNLNA, encoded by the coding sequence ATGACAGAAACCATCCTTGTACCAGCAGGTGAAATGAAGCAAATCTTTCTCTCGATTCTTTTGAGCGAAGGGTTTACAAACGAAAGAGCAGAAGCGTTGGCCGAAGTCTTTACAACAAACAGCGTTGACGGTGTTTATACGCATGGCGTCAACCGCTTTCCTGTTTTTATGCAATACGTAAAAGAAGGCTTTGTAAAGAAAGAAGCAAAGCTGGATTTGCAATCGGCATTCAACGGCATGGAACAATGGAACGGCAATCTCGGTGCGGGCCCGTTGAACGCCATTGCAGCAACGGAAAGAGCGATGCAATTGGCGCAGCAATTCGGCATTGGCTGTGTTGCGCTTGCACACACCAATCACTGGATGCGTGCCGGTTATTACGGTTGGCAAGCGGCCAGGAAAGGCTTTGCGCTAATCGCATGGACAAACACTACAGCCCTCATGCCCGCATGGGGTGCCGTAGATGCAAAGCTTGGCAACAATCCTTTGATGATGGCTTTGCCTTACGAGAATGAAGCCATTGTGCTTGATACGGCAATGAGCCAATATTCTTTTGGCGCAATGGAACAAGCAAAAGCAAAAGGAGAGAAGCTTCAGGTAGTGAGCGGTTACGACAAAGAAGGAAATTTAACAGACGATCCTTCGGCCATTTTGGAATCGCGAAGGCCGCTTCCCATTGGCTATTGGAAAGGCGCAGGGCTTTCCTTGCTTCTCGATATTTTGGCGGCTGTGTTCTCGGGTGGGTTGTCGGTAAACGAAATCACAAAGCAAGAAAAAGAACACGGCTTGTCGCAGGTGTTTATTTGCATTGATCTTGGCAAGATTGGTAATGCCTCCATGATTGCGCAGACTCTTTCTTCTATTATAAACGATTTTCATCAATCGAAGACGAAAGGAAAAAAGATTCACTATCCCGGCGAACGCCTGGTGCAAACGCGAAAAGAAAATTTGCAAAACGGCGTTCCTGTCTTAAAAACGGCGTGGCAGGCCGTTCTCAATTTAAACGCATGA
- a CDS encoding DUF4450 domain-containing protein, which produces MNSRSLALLSCLLFVCDGLLAQSQASLWHGIEREVHYKPEGEDFVLVKGTRRFNRALYGSNTAFRVEAGDLPEFAMYLPGMGGNLKFGFVKDNNSKWIINATKIESRYRAGSMLYKIEDPLLGSGQLLLTVLALNDDEGMVVKAEGKNLSSDIKLIVAFGGATGTKFSRDGDIGADPESSFYLKPEYCKNNVYALSKNAFFLQFGAKAVSEEERYEIQHLPRQNADTANKKSSVKFISGEFPRSAQLKVSDAAQQDSPLSFFTSVSSATPALAAQVFFSRAPLYFLVRNGKTESSKQNLEDVFTKAEMAREQLAKRIKVSTPDAYINTLGGALSMAADAIWEAPSYLHGAVAWRMRLNGWRGPYVADVLGWHDRARQHFSSYALSQVTSPADGPVVMDTALHLGRGAEKMGTSLFSSGYISRNPGNNKVAHHYDMNLVFVDELLNHFNWTGDTAYVRQMWPLLVRHLDWEKRNFDRDGDGLYDAYAAIWASDALQYSGGGVAHSSAYNYRANKAAAALAKLIGENSEPYQKEADKILAAMQKELWLKDKGWFAEYKDLLGEKLVHPSAGLWTVYHAVDSHVPDAFETYQLLQYVNNEIPHIPVRAKGFTDTSLYTLSTTNWQPYTWSLNNVALAELLHTSLAYWQGGQNEEAFKLWKSSLVESMYFGASPGNFQQLSFYDAVRGELYRDFADPIGMAGRSLVEGLFGIEPDLLRNKLVIKPGFPSAWNQASLTTPDIDYSFQRKGDVDSYSFKTKFAKPLQLSLQVKARLDGIESVLVNGKKVAWTLDSTAVEQPLLQVNAPAAKAFLIQLNWKGNKLEHFVTKAVYNEGESINFTTKNARFVACFDPQNALGNQKFSSQNFHATVNAKGGTKTFFLQVRQGDFRYWLPVVFKAEGTIRKATILEANILRNYEKVDLAPFFNDDVKNIFRNQYFSPRPKTTTLQLPTQGIGNWAYPLTAANIDDEGLRKRAGEKNEIITENKIPFATPSGAGAKNIAFASQWDVYPKTITVPLQGQSSRACLLMAGSTNPMQSRMTNGEVIVRYKDGSSDTLQLKNPDNWWPVEQDYYEDGFAFTTGAPKPLRVYLKSGEDTKTFQQFITIKGFSNRGIDGGAATVLEMPLNDKKELSSLTVRAVANDVVIGLMALTLVR; this is translated from the coding sequence ATGAACAGTAGAAGTTTGGCATTATTGTCCTGCTTACTTTTTGTTTGCGACGGCTTGCTTGCGCAGTCGCAAGCAAGCTTGTGGCACGGCATCGAACGAGAAGTGCATTACAAACCCGAGGGTGAAGATTTTGTTTTGGTAAAAGGCACGCGGCGCTTTAACCGGGCCCTGTATGGAAGCAATACGGCATTTCGCGTAGAAGCCGGCGACCTTCCCGAGTTTGCTATGTATTTGCCCGGCATGGGCGGTAATTTGAAATTTGGTTTCGTAAAAGACAACAACAGCAAATGGATCATCAACGCAACAAAAATTGAATCGCGTTATCGCGCCGGCTCCATGCTTTATAAAATTGAGGACCCTTTGCTCGGCAGCGGACAGCTTCTTCTTACCGTACTTGCTTTGAACGATGACGAAGGAATGGTTGTAAAAGCAGAAGGGAAAAATCTTTCTTCTGATATAAAACTGATCGTTGCCTTCGGCGGTGCGACCGGCACAAAATTTTCACGCGACGGTGACATTGGCGCCGACCCGGAATCATCATTTTATCTGAAGCCGGAATACTGCAAAAACAACGTTTACGCTCTCAGCAAGAATGCTTTCTTTCTTCAATTTGGCGCAAAAGCCGTAAGCGAAGAAGAACGTTACGAAATACAGCATCTACCCCGACAAAATGCGGATACGGCAAACAAAAAAAGCAGTGTAAAATTTATCAGCGGCGAGTTTCCACGAAGCGCACAATTGAAAGTTTCAGACGCTGCGCAACAAGACTCGCCACTTTCTTTTTTTACATCAGTATCTTCTGCAACACCGGCATTGGCAGCACAAGTTTTTTTTTCACGTGCTCCGTTGTATTTCCTGGTTCGTAACGGGAAAACAGAATCATCGAAACAAAATCTTGAAGATGTATTTACGAAAGCCGAAATGGCTCGTGAACAATTGGCAAAACGAATAAAGGTTTCAACACCCGACGCTTACATTAATACGTTGGGCGGTGCATTAAGCATGGCCGCCGACGCAATTTGGGAAGCGCCTTCTTACCTGCATGGTGCCGTGGCCTGGCGCATGCGGCTTAACGGCTGGCGCGGGCCTTATGTAGCGGATGTTTTGGGCTGGCACGACCGGGCAAGACAGCATTTTAGCTCCTATGCTTTATCGCAAGTAACGTCGCCGGCTGATGGGCCGGTGGTGATGGACACAGCCTTGCATTTGGGGCGCGGTGCAGAGAAAATGGGCACATCGCTTTTTAGCAGCGGCTACATTTCTCGCAACCCTGGCAATAACAAGGTCGCTCATCACTACGACATGAACCTTGTTTTCGTGGATGAACTGCTCAATCATTTTAACTGGACGGGCGACACGGCTTACGTGCGACAAATGTGGCCTTTGCTCGTGCGTCATTTGGATTGGGAAAAGCGAAATTTTGATCGCGACGGCGATGGCTTGTACGACGCATACGCAGCCATTTGGGCAAGCGATGCATTGCAATACAGCGGCGGCGGTGTGGCGCATTCGTCGGCTTATAATTACCGGGCAAACAAGGCAGCAGCAGCGTTGGCAAAACTGATTGGCGAAAACAGCGAACCCTATCAAAAAGAAGCGGATAAAATTTTGGCTGCAATGCAAAAAGAATTGTGGTTAAAAGACAAAGGTTGGTTTGCCGAATACAAAGATTTACTGGGCGAAAAGCTTGTTCACCCTTCTGCCGGTTTGTGGACAGTCTATCACGCGGTTGATTCGCACGTGCCCGATGCGTTTGAAACGTACCAATTGTTGCAATACGTGAACAATGAAATCCCGCACATTCCGGTTCGTGCAAAGGGTTTCACCGACACTTCGCTTTATACATTGTCAACGACAAACTGGCAACCCTACACATGGTCGCTCAACAACGTTGCTTTGGCTGAATTGCTGCATACATCGCTGGCTTATTGGCAAGGCGGACAAAATGAAGAAGCGTTCAAACTTTGGAAAAGTTCGTTGGTGGAAAGCATGTATTTCGGTGCAAGCCCCGGCAACTTTCAACAGCTTTCTTTTTACGATGCGGTGCGCGGAGAATTGTACCGTGATTTCGCTGACCCAATCGGCATGGCCGGTAGAAGTTTGGTGGAAGGATTGTTCGGCATCGAACCCGATTTGCTGCGCAACAAATTGGTGATTAAGCCGGGCTTTCCTTCTGCCTGGAATCAGGCTTCGTTGACTACGCCGGATATTGATTATTCGTTTCAGCGCAAAGGCGATGTAGACAGCTATTCTTTCAAAACAAAATTTGCCAAACCGCTACAGCTTTCGTTGCAGGTAAAAGCGAGACTTGACGGCATTGAATCAGTTTTGGTAAACGGCAAAAAAGTCGCGTGGACATTGGATTCAACGGCAGTTGAACAACCGCTGTTGCAGGTAAATGCGCCAGCCGCGAAAGCATTTCTTATTCAGCTAAATTGGAAAGGCAACAAGTTAGAACACTTCGTTACAAAGGCAGTTTATAATGAAGGCGAATCAATCAATTTTACGACGAAAAACGCAAGATTCGTTGCTTGTTTCGATCCACAAAACGCATTGGGAAACCAAAAGTTTTCGTCGCAAAATTTTCATGCAACGGTAAACGCAAAGGGCGGAACAAAAACTTTTTTTCTCCAGGTCAGGCAAGGTGATTTTCGCTACTGGCTTCCGGTTGTTTTCAAGGCGGAAGGAACGATACGAAAGGCAACAATACTAGAAGCGAACATTCTGCGCAATTACGAAAAGGTTGACCTTGCGCCTTTCTTCAACGATGACGTAAAAAATATTTTTCGCAATCAATATTTCTCGCCGCGGCCCAAAACCACTACGCTGCAATTGCCCACGCAAGGCATCGGCAATTGGGCATATCCGTTGACAGCCGCAAACATTGATGATGAGGGCTTGCGCAAAAGGGCAGGAGAGAAAAACGAAATCATCACGGAAAATAAAATACCGTTCGCCACACCATCGGGAGCCGGTGCAAAAAACATTGCCTTCGCATCGCAATGGGATGTTTATCCAAAAACAATCACGGTTCCTTTACAAGGCCAATCTTCACGAGCCTGTCTGCTGATGGCCGGTTCTACCAATCCGATGCAAAGCCGGATGACGAACGGAGAAGTCATTGTTCGATACAAAGACGGCAGCAGCGATACCTTGCAATTAAAAAATCCCGATAACTGGTGGCCCGTTGAACAGGATTATTACGAAGACGGTTTTGCGTTTACCACCGGTGCGCCAAAGCCGCTTCGTGTTTATTTAAAATCAGGCGAAGACACAAAGACATTTCAGCAATTTATCACGATAAAAGGCTTTAGCAATCGCGGCATTGACGGCGGCGCGGCAACGGTGTTAGAAATGCCGCTGAACGATAAAAAAGAATTGTCGTCGTTAACGGTAAGAGCCGTTGCCAACGATGTGGTCATCGGCTTGATGGCTTTAACCCTCGTTCGTTAA